In Alphaproteobacteria bacterium, one DNA window encodes the following:
- the clpA gene encoding ATP-dependent Clp protease ATP-binding subunit ClpA: MLSKNLEKTLHRALALATEHRHEYATLEHLLLALTDDTDAMSVLKACSVDLDKLRRELARYIEEELKGLATDSVSDPQPTAGFQRVVQRAAIHVQSSGREEVTGANVLVAIFSERESHAVYYLQQQGLSRFDAVNFISHGVAKTPGRTETRRVRGADEDSKEDKVAKQGEEALQAYCVDLNQKAREGRIDPLIGRELEVERTIQILCRRTKNNPLYVGDPGVGKTAIAEGLARRIVEGDVPDVLKGCVIHALDMGALLAGTRYRGDFEERLKAVLAELKNKPGSILFIDEIHTVIGAGATSGGSMDASNLLKPSLASGDIRCIGSTTYKEYRNYFEKDRALVRRFQKIDVPEPSMADAIKIMTGLKPVYEQHHNVTYTDDAVKAAVDLSAKYINDRKLPDKAIDVIDEVGAAQMLKPENERKGVIDVADIEEIVAKIARIPPKSVSKDDTELLRNLDRDLKTVVFGQDKAIDQLAAAIKLSRAGLRQPEKPIGSYLLAGPTGVGKTEVARQLAKLMGVELIRFDMSEYMERHSVSRLIGAPPGYVGFDQGGLLTDAINQHPHCVLLLDEIEKAHPDLFNILLQVMDYGKLTDHNGRSVDFRNVVLCMTTNAGAADLAKPPIGFERANRKDEDDDAINRLFTPEFRNRLDTVIKFASLGPETVGLVVDKFIAELEAQLADRKVLVELTEQARSWLATNGYDSLYGARPLARLIQEKVKKPLADEILFGRLKDGGTVRVDVGETDLVFAFSPPPQGKPTPSEPALAN, translated from the coding sequence ATGCTGTCGAAGAACCTCGAGAAGACCCTTCACCGCGCGCTGGCGCTCGCCACCGAGCACCGGCACGAGTACGCCACGCTCGAGCACCTGCTGCTGGCGCTGACCGACGACACCGACGCCATGTCCGTGCTCAAGGCCTGCTCCGTCGACCTCGACAAGCTGCGCCGCGAGCTGGCGCGCTACATTGAGGAGGAGCTCAAGGGCCTCGCCACCGACAGCGTCTCCGATCCGCAGCCGACCGCCGGGTTCCAGCGCGTCGTGCAGCGCGCGGCGATCCACGTGCAGTCGTCCGGTCGCGAGGAAGTGACCGGCGCCAACGTGCTGGTTGCGATCTTTTCCGAGCGCGAGAGCCATGCGGTCTACTATCTGCAGCAACAGGGTCTGTCGCGCTTCGACGCGGTGAATTTCATCAGCCACGGCGTCGCCAAGACGCCGGGCCGCACCGAAACCCGCCGCGTGCGCGGCGCCGACGAGGACTCGAAAGAGGACAAGGTGGCCAAGCAGGGTGAAGAGGCTCTCCAGGCCTATTGCGTTGACCTCAACCAGAAGGCCCGCGAGGGCCGTATCGATCCGCTGATCGGGCGCGAGCTCGAGGTCGAGCGCACCATCCAGATCCTTTGTCGCCGCACCAAGAACAATCCGCTCTATGTCGGCGATCCGGGCGTCGGCAAGACAGCCATTGCCGAGGGCCTGGCCCGGCGGATCGTCGAGGGCGACGTCCCCGACGTGCTCAAGGGCTGCGTGATCCACGCGCTGGACATGGGCGCGCTGCTCGCCGGCACGCGCTATCGCGGCGACTTCGAGGAGCGCCTGAAGGCGGTGCTCGCCGAGCTCAAGAACAAGCCGGGCTCGATCCTGTTCATCGACGAGATCCACACCGTGATCGGCGCCGGCGCCACCTCGGGCGGCTCGATGGACGCCTCGAACCTGCTGAAGCCCAGCCTGGCCAGCGGCGACATCCGCTGCATCGGCTCGACGACCTACAAGGAATACCGCAACTACTTCGAGAAGGACCGCGCGCTGGTGCGGCGCTTCCAGAAGATCGACGTGCCCGAGCCGTCGATGGCCGACGCGATCAAGATCATGACTGGGCTGAAGCCGGTCTACGAGCAGCACCACAACGTCACCTACACCGACGACGCGGTGAAGGCCGCCGTCGACCTGTCGGCCAAGTACATCAACGACCGCAAGCTGCCGGACAAGGCGATCGACGTGATCGACGAGGTCGGCGCGGCGCAGATGCTCAAGCCCGAGAACGAGCGCAAGGGCGTCATCGACGTCGCCGACATCGAGGAGATCGTCGCCAAGATCGCCCGCATCCCGCCCAAGAGCGTGTCGAAGGACGACACCGAGCTGCTGCGCAACCTCGACCGCGACCTCAAGACCGTGGTGTTCGGCCAGGACAAGGCGATCGACCAGCTCGCCGCGGCGATCAAGCTGTCGCGCGCCGGCCTGCGCCAGCCGGAGAAGCCGATCGGCTCCTACCTGCTCGCCGGCCCGACCGGCGTCGGCAAGACCGAGGTGGCGCGCCAGCTCGCCAAGCTGATGGGCGTCGAGCTGATCCGCTTCGACATGTCGGAGTACATGGAGCGGCACTCGGTCTCGCGCCTGATCGGCGCCCCGCCGGGCTACGTCGGCTTCGACCAGGGCGGCCTGCTGACCGACGCGATCAACCAGCATCCGCATTGCGTTCTGCTGCTCGACGAGATCGAGAAGGCGCATCCCGACCTGTTCAACATCCTCCTGCAGGTGATGGACTACGGCAAGCTCACCGACCACAACGGCCGGTCGGTCGACTTCCGCAACGTCGTGCTGTGCATGACGACCAACGCCGGCGCCGCCGACCTCGCCAAGCCGCCGATCGGCTTTGAGAGAGCGAACCGCAAGGACGAGGACGACGACGCGATCAACCGCCTGTTCACGCCGGAGTTCCGCAACCGGCTCGATACGGTGATCAAGTTTGCCAGCCTCGGCCCGGAGACGGTCGGTCTGGTCGTCGACAAGTTCATCGCCGAGCTGGAGGCGCAGCTCGCCGACCGCAAGGTGCTGGTCGAGCTGACCGAGCAGGCGCGCTCGTGGCTGGCGACCAACGGCTACGACAGCCTCTACGGCGCGCGTCCGCTGGCGCGGCTGATTCAGGAGAAGGTCAAGAAGCCGCTGGCCGACGAGATCCTGTTCGGCCGGCTCAAGGACGGCGGCACGGTGCGCGTCGATGTCGGCGAGACCGACCTCGTGTTCGCTTTCTCGCCGCCACCCCAGGGCAAACCGACGCCGTCCGAGCCGGCGCTGGCCAACTGA
- a CDS encoding D-alanyl-D-alanine carboxypeptidase, producing MVEYRLDRLPSPLVAIGITMMALAWLFSATPSEARNRSTVVRNGVAPKVQKGVPRKVRRATTTPAVIANPAVTGRDAMLVIDAESGRELEAVSADDKRHPASLTKIMTLYLAFDALDRGKIRLADRMPVSARAASVSPSKLGVHAGSTLAVRDAVMSLITKSANDAAVVVAEALAGDEAAFARIMTQKARQLGMTSTTFRNASGLPDPAQVTTARDLTKLAQAMLRDFPHYYPLFSVQEYVYAGQSLRNHNRMLDWYPGADGIKTGYIRASGFNLVMSAQRDGHRLIGVVLGGSTPSERDAAMGNLLDRGFERAGALRLARFRPTRPPADARYTAINVVPGVVVPTEVPRAAVAARTTPSSAPNGLDSHAAASGDAGVDGENWAIQLGAFGTVNAATQAVQRAMSLLPDLRMTVRATIDTVPVNGKTAHRVRLTDLDEQLAARSCKRLEQAQVDCAPINLGMGVAQN from the coding sequence ATGGTCGAGTACCGGCTCGATCGTCTGCCATCCCCTCTGGTAGCGATCGGTATCACGATGATGGCGCTGGCGTGGCTTTTCTCGGCCACCCCGTCAGAGGCGCGCAACCGATCGACGGTGGTGCGCAACGGCGTTGCGCCCAAAGTGCAGAAAGGCGTTCCGCGCAAGGTGCGCCGGGCGACAACGACTCCGGCGGTCATCGCCAATCCGGCGGTGACCGGGCGCGACGCGATGCTGGTGATCGACGCCGAAAGCGGACGCGAACTCGAGGCGGTATCGGCCGACGACAAGCGCCACCCCGCGTCGCTGACCAAGATCATGACCCTTTACTTGGCCTTCGACGCGCTCGACCGCGGCAAGATCAGGCTGGCGGACCGCATGCCGGTCTCGGCGCGGGCCGCCTCGGTCTCGCCATCGAAGCTCGGCGTGCATGCCGGCAGCACGCTGGCGGTACGCGACGCGGTCATGAGCCTGATCACCAAGTCGGCCAACGACGCCGCCGTCGTGGTCGCCGAGGCGCTGGCCGGCGACGAGGCCGCCTTCGCGCGCATCATGACGCAGAAGGCCCGTCAGCTTGGCATGACCAGCACCACCTTCCGCAACGCCTCGGGCCTGCCCGATCCGGCGCAGGTGACCACGGCGCGCGACCTGACCAAGCTAGCACAGGCGATGCTGCGCGATTTTCCGCACTATTACCCGCTCTTCTCGGTGCAGGAGTACGTCTACGCCGGCCAGTCGCTGCGCAACCACAACCGGATGTTGGACTGGTATCCCGGCGCCGATGGCATCAAGACCGGCTACATCCGCGCTTCCGGCTTCAACCTCGTGATGTCGGCGCAACGCGACGGGCACCGCCTGATCGGCGTCGTGTTGGGCGGTTCGACACCGAGCGAGCGCGACGCCGCCATGGGCAACCTGCTGGACCGCGGCTTCGAACGCGCTGGCGCGTTGCGGCTGGCCCGGTTCCGGCCAACGAGGCCGCCGGCAGACGCCCGCTACACTGCGATCAACGTCGTGCCCGGTGTCGTGGTCCCGACCGAAGTACCGCGGGCCGCGGTAGCGGCGCGCACGACGCCGTCGTCGGCCCCGAACGGCCTCGACAGTCACGCCGCGGCGTCGGGCGATGCCGGCGTCGACGGCGAGAATTGGGCGATCCAGCTCGGCGCGTTCGGCACCGTCAACGCCGCCACCCAGGCGGTGCAGCGGGCCATGAGCCTGCTGCCCGACCTGCGCATGACGGTGCGGGCGACGATTGACACAGTGCCCGTCAACGGCAAGACGGCGCATCGCGTGCGGCTGACCGATCTCGACGAGCAACTCGCGGCCAGGAGCTGCAAGCGCCTCGAGCAGGCGCAAGTCGACTGCGCGCCGATCAATCTCGGCATGGGCGTAGCGCAGAACTAG
- a CDS encoding gamma-glutamylcyclotransferase: MRCFFYGTLRDRDLLSLVLGRPVARDALKPATLRDWRRHPARGKTYPILVRERGALTDGDVLDGISSAEQRRLAIYEGEGYRLTRVFVTIAGAPGPLGTLLFVPSAKAPPALEGDWSLDAWRTQHKARAIEAVREGIERLGF; the protein is encoded by the coding sequence ATGCGCTGCTTCTTCTACGGCACCCTGCGCGATCGCGACCTGTTGTCGCTCGTGCTGGGCCGCCCCGTCGCGCGCGACGCGTTGAAGCCCGCGACGCTGCGCGACTGGCGCCGCCATCCGGCGCGCGGCAAGACCTATCCCATCCTGGTGCGCGAGCGCGGTGCGTTGACCGACGGCGACGTCCTCGATGGCATCTCGAGCGCGGAGCAGCGCCGGCTGGCGATCTACGAGGGCGAGGGCTACCGCCTGACGCGGGTCTTCGTCACCATCGCCGGCGCGCCGGGCCCGCTGGGCACGCTGCTCTTCGTGCCCTCGGCCAAGGCGCCGCCGGCGCTCGAGGGCGACTGGTCGCTGGATGCATGGCGCACGCAGCACAAGGCACGCGCCATCGAGGCGGTGCGCGAGGGCATCGAGCGGCTGGGCTTCTAG
- a CDS encoding phosphomannomutase/phosphoglucomutase produces MTVHVFDSTILREYDIRGIVGQTLKPADAQAIGRTFGTMVRRAGGRTVALGYDGRLSSPSLQEACVAGLREAGIDVLRIGMCATPMLYFAVYELDADGGIMITGSHNPPDYNGFKMMFGKKPFYGADIQKLGAMSKAGDVETGAGSLSERPVKEAYVARVLRDFKPARPLRVVWDTGHGAMGVVIRDIVSKLPGEHTVLFERVDGTFPAHHPDPTVEKNLLDLRAAVKEKGADVGIAFDGDGDRIGALDGQGRVLWGDQLLAIWARDVLKERPGSTIIADVKASQVLFDEVAAAGGKPLMWKTGHSLLKVKMAEEKSPLAGEMSGHVFFADRWYGFDDAMYAGIRLLNIVGGSPDTLATMRDRLPQPVNTPELRFDCAEDRKFKVVEEVKERLKSAKADVNDVDGVRVSTGDGWWLLRASNTQAVLVARCEAGDQAGLERLMAELKAALSASGVAMPDEPSAGH; encoded by the coding sequence ATGACCGTGCACGTGTTCGACTCGACCATCCTGCGCGAATACGACATCCGCGGCATCGTCGGCCAGACGCTCAAGCCGGCCGACGCGCAGGCCATCGGCCGCACCTTCGGCACGATGGTGCGCCGCGCCGGCGGCAGGACGGTGGCGCTGGGTTATGACGGCCGCCTGAGCTCGCCGTCGCTGCAGGAAGCCTGCGTCGCGGGCCTGCGCGAAGCGGGCATCGACGTGCTGCGCATCGGCATGTGCGCCACGCCGATGCTGTACTTCGCGGTCTACGAGCTCGATGCCGACGGCGGCATCATGATCACAGGCTCGCACAATCCGCCGGACTACAACGGCTTCAAGATGATGTTCGGCAAGAAGCCGTTCTACGGCGCCGACATCCAGAAACTGGGCGCGATGTCGAAGGCGGGCGACGTCGAGACGGGCGCCGGTTCGCTGTCGGAGCGGCCGGTGAAGGAAGCCTATGTCGCGCGCGTGCTGCGCGACTTCAAGCCGGCCCGGCCATTGAGGGTGGTGTGGGACACCGGCCACGGCGCCATGGGCGTGGTGATCCGGGACATCGTCTCGAAGCTGCCGGGCGAGCACACGGTGCTGTTCGAGCGCGTCGACGGCACGTTCCCCGCTCATCATCCCGACCCGACGGTCGAAAAGAACCTGCTCGACCTGCGCGCCGCCGTGAAGGAGAAGGGTGCCGATGTCGGCATTGCCTTCGACGGCGACGGTGATCGCATCGGGGCGCTGGACGGCCAGGGCCGCGTGCTGTGGGGCGACCAGCTGCTGGCGATCTGGGCGCGCGACGTGCTGAAGGAACGGCCGGGCTCGACCATCATCGCCGACGTCAAGGCGAGCCAGGTGCTGTTCGACGAGGTCGCCGCCGCCGGCGGCAAGCCGCTGATGTGGAAGACCGGCCATTCGCTGCTCAAGGTCAAGATGGCCGAGGAGAAATCGCCGCTGGCCGGCGAGATGAGCGGCCATGTGTTCTTCGCAGATCGCTGGTACGGCTTCGACGACGCGATGTATGCCGGCATCCGCCTGCTCAACATCGTCGGCGGCTCGCCCGACACGCTGGCGACGATGCGCGATCGCCTGCCACAGCCGGTCAACACGCCGGAGCTGCGCTTCGACTGCGCCGAGGACCGCAAGTTCAAGGTCGTCGAGGAGGTCAAAGAGCGGCTGAAGTCAGCGAAGGCCGACGTCAACGACGTCGACGGCGTGCGCGTCTCGACCGGCGACGGCTGGTGGCTGCTGCGCGCCTCGAACACCCAGGCCGTGCTGGTGGCACGCTGCGAGGCCGGGGATCAGGCCGGGCTCGAGCGGCTGATGGCCGAGCTGAAGGCGGCGCTGTCGGCCAGCGGCGTGGCGATGCCGGACGAGCCTTCCGCCGGCCACTGA
- a CDS encoding UDP-glucose/GDP-mannose dehydrogenase family protein, with protein MHIAMIGTGYVGLVSGACFAQFGFDIVCVDRDKSKIEALERGEIPIFEPGLDRLVADNRAAGRLTFTTDLKAAVADADAVFIAVGTPSRRGDGRADLGYVYAAAAEVAAAMNGYTVVVTKSTVPVGTGREVARVIRQRRPDAEFDVVSNPEFLREGAAIEDFMKPDRVVIGVESERAREVMRAIYRPLYLIETPMVFTNLETSELIKYAGNTFLATKITFINEMADLCEKVGADVHDVARGIGLDGRIGRKFLHPGPGYGGSCFPKDTLALAYTAREVGSPATIVEQVIKVNDTRKKNMAQKVIAACGGSVAGKTIGILGLSFKPNTDDMRDAPSLDIVPALQKAGARIQAYDPEAMKEAARLLHDVDFKRTAQEAATDADCLVILTEWTQFRSLSGKRLKPLMRQPVVVDLRNIFNPEEMRANGFIYECVGRPQPRKAIETARAAE; from the coding sequence ATGCATATCGCCATGATCGGCACGGGCTATGTCGGACTGGTGTCCGGCGCGTGCTTCGCGCAGTTCGGCTTCGACATCGTCTGCGTCGACAGGGACAAGTCGAAGATCGAGGCGCTGGAGCGCGGCGAGATTCCGATCTTCGAGCCGGGTCTCGACCGGCTGGTGGCCGACAACCGCGCGGCGGGCCGCCTGACCTTCACAACCGACCTGAAGGCGGCAGTTGCCGACGCCGACGCGGTATTCATCGCCGTCGGCACGCCGTCGCGCCGCGGCGACGGCCGCGCCGACCTCGGCTACGTCTACGCCGCCGCGGCCGAGGTCGCCGCCGCGATGAACGGCTACACGGTGGTGGTCACCAAGTCGACCGTGCCGGTCGGTACCGGCCGCGAGGTGGCGCGCGTGATCCGCCAGCGCCGGCCGGACGCGGAGTTCGATGTCGTGTCCAATCCGGAGTTCCTGCGCGAGGGCGCGGCGATCGAGGACTTCATGAAGCCCGACCGTGTCGTGATCGGCGTCGAGAGCGAGCGCGCCAGGGAGGTGATGCGCGCGATCTACCGGCCGCTTTACCTGATCGAGACGCCGATGGTCTTCACCAATCTCGAAACCTCGGAGCTGATCAAGTACGCCGGCAACACGTTCCTGGCGACCAAGATCACCTTCATCAACGAGATGGCCGATCTGTGCGAGAAGGTCGGCGCCGACGTGCACGACGTGGCGCGCGGCATCGGTCTAGATGGTCGCATCGGACGCAAGTTCCTGCATCCCGGCCCGGGCTATGGCGGCTCGTGCTTCCCCAAGGACACGCTGGCGCTGGCGTACACCGCGCGCGAGGTCGGCTCGCCGGCGACCATCGTCGAGCAGGTGATCAAGGTCAACGACACGCGCAAGAAGAACATGGCGCAGAAGGTGATCGCCGCCTGCGGCGGCTCGGTCGCCGGCAAGACCATCGGCATCCTCGGCCTGTCGTTCAAGCCCAACACCGACGACATGCGCGACGCGCCCTCGCTCGACATCGTGCCGGCGCTGCAGAAGGCCGGCGCGCGCATCCAGGCCTACGATCCCGAGGCGATGAAGGAAGCGGCGAGGCTGCTGCACGACGTCGACTTCAAGCGCACCGCACAGGAAGCCGCGACGGACGCCGATTGCCTGGTGATCCTCACAGAATGGACACAGTTCCGCTCCTTGAGCGGCAAGCGCCTGAAGCCTTTGATGCGCCAGCCGGTCGTCGTCGACCTGCGCAACATCTTCAATCCAGAGGAAATGCGTGCCAATGGCTTCATCTACGAGTGCGTCGGTCGCCCGCAGCCGCGCAAGGCAATCGAAACCGCGCGGGCGGCAGAGTGA
- the galU gene encoding UTP--glucose-1-phosphate uridylyltransferase GalU translates to MPRVRKAVLPVAGLGTRFLPATKAIPKEMLTIVDRPLIQYAVEECLAAGIEEFVFVTGRSKHVIEDHFDHAYELEATLEERGNKKTELEAARDATIPYGNAVFTRQQQPLGLGHAIWCARHWVGDEPFAILLPDELTLSTPSCTAELVAEHERTGGNVISVVEVPRDQTNRYGIVAPGKDDGRLAEVVGLVEKPEPAKAPSTLAAIGRYVLLPEVFRHLDRHEKGAGGEIQLTDAMAPMIGHAPFHALRYRGARYDCGNRMGFLEANIAVALAREDTANEARAMLARLAKGI, encoded by the coding sequence ATGCCGCGTGTCCGCAAGGCCGTTCTTCCCGTCGCCGGGCTTGGTACCCGCTTCCTGCCGGCGACCAAGGCGATCCCCAAGGAGATGCTGACGATCGTCGATCGTCCCCTGATTCAGTACGCGGTCGAGGAGTGCCTGGCCGCCGGCATCGAGGAGTTCGTCTTCGTCACCGGCCGCAGCAAGCATGTGATCGAGGATCACTTCGACCACGCCTACGAGCTCGAAGCGACGCTGGAGGAGCGCGGCAACAAGAAGACCGAGCTCGAGGCGGCCCGCGATGCCACCATTCCCTACGGCAACGCCGTCTTCACCCGCCAGCAACAGCCGCTGGGCCTCGGCCATGCCATCTGGTGCGCGCGCCACTGGGTGGGTGACGAGCCGTTCGCCATCCTGCTGCCCGACGAGTTGACCCTGAGCACGCCCAGCTGCACGGCGGAGCTGGTTGCCGAGCACGAGCGCACCGGTGGCAACGTGATCTCGGTGGTCGAGGTACCGCGCGATCAGACCAACCGCTACGGCATCGTCGCGCCGGGCAAGGATGACGGCCGCCTCGCCGAGGTCGTCGGCCTGGTCGAGAAGCCCGAGCCGGCCAAGGCGCCGTCGACCCTGGCGGCGATCGGCCGCTATGTCCTGCTGCCCGAGGTCTTCCGGCATCTCGACAGGCACGAGAAGGGCGCCGGCGGCGAGATCCAGCTCACCGACGCCATGGCGCCCATGATCGGCCATGCGCCGTTCCACGCGCTGCGCTATCGCGGCGCGCGCTACGACTGCGGCAACCGGATGGGCTTCCTCGAGGCGAACATCGCCGTCGCGCTGGCGCGCGAGGACACGGCCAACGAGGCGCGCGCCATGCTCGCCCGTCTTGCGAAGGGAATCTGA
- a CDS encoding DnaJ domain-containing protein has translation MLQLVGGLVLLIVLVGVLRWLATASPASLATALRGAIFAAVALGIAGVLLFLVLRLPQFLFSLIALAAPALVWWFRQRRASGKLGGGWSTPSGTQSTGVETGWLRMSLDHDSGAMDGVILRGRWIGRTLSALSEAELFDLLDDCAGDPQSVRVLEAYLDRRLDATWRDRRPAYEEPPPRNQRRSDAMSRDEACAVLGVTPDASEEEIKAAHRRLMRKVHPDQGGSDELASRVNRARAVLLG, from the coding sequence ATGCTGCAGCTCGTCGGCGGCCTTGTCCTGCTGATCGTCCTGGTCGGCGTGCTGCGCTGGCTCGCCACCGCGAGCCCGGCAAGCCTGGCCACGGCGCTGCGCGGCGCGATCTTCGCCGCCGTGGCCCTGGGCATCGCCGGCGTGCTCCTGTTCCTGGTCCTGCGCCTGCCGCAATTTTTGTTCTCGCTGATCGCGCTGGCCGCGCCGGCGCTGGTGTGGTGGTTCCGTCAGCGCCGCGCCAGCGGCAAGCTCGGCGGCGGCTGGTCGACGCCGTCCGGCACGCAGAGCACCGGCGTCGAAACCGGATGGCTGCGCATGAGCCTCGACCACGACAGCGGCGCGATGGATGGCGTGATCCTGCGCGGCCGCTGGATCGGTCGCACGCTGTCGGCGCTTTCCGAGGCCGAGCTGTTCGACCTGCTCGATGACTGCGCCGGCGATCCGCAGTCGGTACGCGTGCTCGAGGCCTATCTCGACCGGCGGCTGGATGCCACGTGGCGCGACCGTCGCCCGGCGTACGAGGAGCCGCCGCCGCGCAACCAGCGGCGTTCCGACGCGATGAGTCGCGACGAGGCCTGCGCCGTGCTGGGCGTGACGCCGGACGCCAGCGAGGAGGAGATCAAGGCGGCGCATCGCCGGCTGATGCGCAAGGTGCATCCCGACCAGGGCGGCAGCGACGAGCTGGCGTCGCGAGTCAATCGCGCGCGGGCCGTCCTGCTAGGTTAG
- a CDS encoding VWA domain-containing protein — protein MGGKDRKSSMPAPQGAATARDVDQFLDRARRMPAPAPDAAAARGRLLFCMDATASREPTWDRASRIQGDMFVAAETHGGLAVRLAFYRGYDEFKVSKWATNGVELARLMSRVDCLAGQTQIARSLAFAVDEASTSRLHAMVLVGDAFEEDIESIGPGAGKLGLLGVPVFAFQEGRDLVATRAFRQIAKLSGGRHCIFSSTSPDELRRLLGAVAAYAAGGAVAMGKYARLHGGAAGQLVDQRG, from the coding sequence ATGGGCGGCAAGGACCGCAAATCATCCATGCCGGCGCCGCAGGGCGCCGCGACCGCGCGCGACGTCGATCAGTTTCTCGACCGGGCGCGGCGCATGCCGGCACCGGCGCCCGATGCGGCGGCGGCGCGGGGCCGGCTGCTGTTCTGCATGGACGCCACCGCCAGCCGCGAGCCGACCTGGGATCGGGCCAGCCGGATCCAGGGCGACATGTTCGTCGCCGCCGAGACGCACGGCGGGCTGGCGGTGCGGCTCGCGTTCTATCGCGGCTACGACGAGTTCAAGGTCTCGAAATGGGCGACCAACGGCGTCGAGCTGGCGCGACTCATGTCGCGCGTCGATTGCCTCGCCGGCCAAACCCAGATCGCGCGCAGCCTGGCCTTCGCCGTCGACGAGGCCTCGACCAGCCGGCTTCATGCGATGGTGCTGGTCGGCGATGCCTTCGAGGAGGATATCGAGTCGATCGGACCGGGCGCCGGCAAGCTCGGCCTGCTGGGCGTGCCGGTCTTCGCCTTCCAGGAGGGCAGGGACCTCGTGGCGACCCGCGCCTTCAGGCAGATCGCGAAGCTGAGCGGCGGACGGCATTGCATCTTCAGTTCCACCAGCCCCGATGAGCTGCGCCGTCTTCTGGGCGCTGTCGCCGCCTATGCCGCGGGCGGTGCCGTGGCGATGGGGAAGTATGCGCGTCTGCACGGCGGTGCCGCCGGACAGCTTGTGGACCAGCGCGGCTAG
- a CDS encoding MFS transporter has translation MAIAAGAAASPGIGTLVLRIYLPFAAAYFLSYLYRTVNSVVGPVIADDLKLSAGDLGFLTSAYFIMFSAIQIPLGVALDRYGPRRVHGTLLAIAAVGAAVFGGGSSMTELVIGRALIGLGVAGGLMAAIKVISIWFPPNRWTLMTGIHMAAGGVGSLTATAPTQAALQYTTWHGLFFILAGITLIVALVLWVVVPEKPGSQASGSLAQQISAVGRILRTGYFWRIVPLMTFQQCAYISIQTLWAGPWLRDIAGMNATDRADVLFLTAAAMTVGFFTTGMVAGLVRRAGFGDVHTATGAAIAFCAVMAAITFAPPNNVTLWWMLFGYFGAYGIVYFPPLAQAFTPELSGRVTTTGNFVTFSIIFLGQWGIGRIVDLWPHTATGYAPDGYTWAFGLMIALQVVSFLWLVLFRARPPIEQAR, from the coding sequence ATGGCCATCGCCGCCGGCGCGGCCGCCTCGCCGGGCATCGGCACGCTGGTGCTGCGGATCTACCTGCCCTTCGCCGCCGCCTATTTCCTGTCGTACCTCTACCGCACCGTGAACTCGGTGGTCGGGCCGGTGATCGCCGACGACCTGAAGCTCAGCGCCGGCGACCTGGGCTTCCTGACCAGCGCCTATTTCATCATGTTCTCGGCGATCCAGATTCCGCTCGGGGTCGCGCTCGACCGCTACGGCCCGCGCCGGGTGCACGGCACGCTGCTGGCCATCGCCGCGGTCGGCGCCGCCGTCTTCGGCGGTGGCTCGTCGATGACCGAGCTGGTGATCGGCCGCGCGCTGATCGGCCTGGGTGTCGCCGGCGGCCTGATGGCGGCGATCAAGGTGATCTCGATCTGGTTCCCGCCCAACCGTTGGACGTTGATGACCGGCATCCATATGGCGGCGGGCGGCGTCGGTTCGCTCACTGCCACGGCGCCGACCCAGGCGGCCCTGCAGTACACCACCTGGCATGGCCTGTTCTTCATCCTCGCCGGCATCACGCTGATCGTTGCGCTGGTGCTCTGGGTGGTGGTGCCGGAGAAACCCGGCAGCCAGGCCTCGGGCTCGCTGGCGCAACAGATTTCGGCTGTGGGCCGAATCCTGCGCACGGGCTATTTCTGGCGCATCGTGCCGCTGATGACCTTCCAGCAATGCGCCTACATCTCCATTCAGACGCTGTGGGCCGGGCCGTGGCTGCGCGACATCGCCGGCATGAACGCGACGGACCGCGCCGACGTCCTCTTCCTGACCGCCGCGGCGATGACCGTCGGCTTCTTCACCACGGGCATGGTGGCCGGGCTCGTGCGGCGCGCGGGTTTCGGCGACGTCCACACCGCGACCGGCGCTGCGATCGCCTTTTGCGCCGTCATGGCCGCGATCACCTTCGCGCCACCGAACAACGTGACCCTGTGGTGGATGCTGTTCGGCTACTTCGGCGCCTACGGCATTGTCTACTTCCCGCCCCTGGCACAGGCCTTCACGCCCGAGCTCTCCGGTCGCGTCACCACGACGGGCAATTTCGTCACCTTCAGCATCATCTTCCTCGGCCAGTGGGGCATCGGCCGCATCGTCGATCTGTGGCCGCACACGGCCACGGGCTACGCGCCCGACGGCTACACCTGGGCGTTCGGTCTGATGATCGCCCTGCAGGTCGTGTCGTTCCTCTGGCTTGTGCTGTTCCGCGCCCGCCCGCCGATCGAGCAGGCGCGTTAG